A single genomic interval of Paenibacillus macerans harbors:
- a CDS encoding peptide chain release factor 3, which translates to MSKALEQVLQQEVDKRRTFAIISHPDAGKTTLTEKLLLFGGAIRLAGSVKARKASKHATSDWMEIEKQRGISVTSSVMQFDYNGHRVNILDTPGHQDFSEDTYRTLTAADSAVMLIDVAKGVEAQTIKLFQVCAKRGIPIFTFINKLDREGRNPFELMEEIEQVLGIRSVPMNWPIGMGRELSGVYDRMKNQVELFQGDDHSTIQVKKVEDYRDPVIREMAGEYLHEQLCQDLELLDVAGDPFDLEKVRRGELTPVFFGSAVNNFGVQTFLENFLQLAPKPEPRRSTAGLVEPTNEKFSGYVFKIQANMNPAHRDRIAFLRIVSGKFERGMSVKHVRAGKEIKLSQPQQFLAQDRDIVTEAYPGDIIGLFDPGIFRIGDSLSQGSEIVFDELPTFSPEIFAKVTVKNALKHKQYQKGIDQLTEEGTIQVFTTVGFEDTLLGVVGQLQFEVFEYRMKGEYGVDVMLQRMPFQFARWIVADKIDPSKFRINSTLVKDKKGNYVALFENEYAMRTAMEKNPDAQFLETAP; encoded by the coding sequence ATGAGCAAAGCATTGGAACAAGTGCTGCAGCAGGAGGTCGACAAACGGCGCACGTTTGCGATCATCTCCCACCCGGACGCCGGGAAAACAACCTTAACGGAAAAACTGCTGCTGTTCGGCGGCGCGATTCGCCTTGCCGGTTCGGTCAAAGCGCGCAAAGCGAGCAAACACGCCACCAGCGACTGGATGGAAATCGAAAAGCAGCGGGGGATTTCCGTAACTTCCTCCGTCATGCAGTTTGATTATAACGGGCACCGGGTCAACATTTTGGATACGCCGGGCCACCAGGACTTCAGTGAAGACACGTACCGCACGCTGACCGCGGCGGACAGCGCCGTGATGCTGATCGACGTCGCCAAAGGCGTCGAGGCGCAGACGATCAAGCTGTTCCAGGTATGCGCCAAGCGGGGAATTCCGATTTTTACGTTTATCAACAAGCTCGACCGCGAAGGGCGGAATCCGTTTGAATTGATGGAAGAGATCGAGCAGGTGCTGGGTATCCGCTCCGTACCGATGAACTGGCCGATCGGGATGGGCCGGGAGCTGTCCGGGGTATACGACCGGATGAAAAACCAGGTGGAGCTGTTCCAGGGGGACGATCATTCCACCATTCAGGTGAAAAAAGTCGAGGACTACCGCGACCCGGTCATTCGTGAAATGGCTGGCGAATACCTCCATGAACAGCTGTGCCAGGACCTGGAGCTGCTGGACGTGGCGGGTGATCCGTTTGATCTGGAGAAGGTGAGACGGGGCGAATTGACCCCGGTATTTTTCGGCAGCGCGGTCAACAACTTCGGGGTGCAGACATTTCTGGAAAACTTCCTGCAGCTGGCGCCGAAGCCGGAGCCGCGCCGCAGCACGGCGGGGCTGGTCGAACCGACGAACGAGAAGTTCAGCGGATATGTTTTCAAAATCCAGGCGAACATGAACCCGGCGCACCGCGACCGGATCGCCTTCCTGCGCATCGTGTCGGGCAAATTCGAACGCGGGATGTCCGTGAAGCATGTGCGGGCGGGCAAGGAGATCAAGCTGTCCCAGCCGCAGCAGTTTTTGGCGCAAGACCGGGACATTGTTACGGAAGCGTACCCGGGGGACATTATCGGGTTGTTTGACCCGGGCATTTTCCGGATCGGCGATTCGCTCAGCCAAGGCAGCGAAATTGTGTTTGACGAGCTGCCGACGTTTTCGCCGGAAATTTTCGCGAAGGTCACGGTCAAAAATGCGCTCAAGCACAAGCAATATCAGAAAGGCATCGATCAGTTGACCGAAGAAGGCACGATTCAGGTATTTACGACGGTTGGCTTTGAGGATACGCTGCTTGGCGTGGTCGGCCAGCTGCAGTTCGAGGTGTTCGAATACCGGATGAAAGGGGAATACGGCGTCGACGTGATGCTGCAGCGGATGCCGTTCCAGTTCGCGCGCTGGATTGTGGCGGACAAAATCGATCCGTCCAAATTCCGCATCAACTCGACGCTGGTCAAGGACAAAAAGGGCAATTACGTCGCCTTGTTCGAAAACGAATATGCAATGCGGACGGCGATGGAGAAAAATCCGGATGCGCAGTTTCTTGAGACAGCGCCTTAA
- a CDS encoding helix-turn-helix domain-containing protein, which translates to MKTLEKEQETIRGQLEEFLRNNNFTLNQFSELTQINSGTLSGIINGHRPIAMQQLDRITAGMGLPEGYFYELYIDECFFQASPDWRRLGPFLKRCAGLNKLDCIEQVVRLMLDNLSYIPQLFNLAEQFFREGKREAAALLYESIAESEQKQHSERLALCQYRLFTLKLSKDQNKNLLLASHFEYFVDRLEEQYQLDALNELINVFASFRRWDKTAGLAEKLKIRATVHYDLNGSKKSPETKKPIIGYILYAYLILGVTHFEYGRYEDALHYVSLYTDCSWVKKPNEEEKAVIHQFQEWAEGNRYTYQLLSGKVEVLPEYLKYISTRENEVFIALCEIVIAANKFDINIDAVLEQYESFLKHQEQQCRLGKMSLHYTDDRFVGLLSGLGYYYLKKNDYDRGLSYVLDCLAYAIEIHSGQDMLKCVGLFEQYQNHANEDAKIRYKQLKRNWFYW; encoded by the coding sequence TTGAAGACGTTGGAAAAAGAGCAGGAAACCATCCGTGGTCAACTGGAAGAATTTCTGAGGAATAATAATTTTACGTTAAATCAATTTTCCGAACTTACGCAGATCAATTCCGGAACGTTAAGCGGCATTATCAACGGTCATCGCCCCATTGCCATGCAGCAGCTTGATCGGATCACGGCAGGAATGGGACTTCCCGAAGGGTATTTTTACGAGTTATACATCGATGAATGCTTTTTTCAGGCCAGCCCGGATTGGCGCAGGCTTGGTCCTTTTCTAAAACGTTGTGCCGGTTTAAACAAACTCGATTGTATCGAGCAAGTGGTTAGGTTGATGTTGGATAATCTTTCTTACATTCCACAGTTGTTTAATCTGGCTGAGCAGTTTTTTCGAGAAGGGAAGCGGGAAGCGGCCGCCTTGCTTTACGAATCGATTGCGGAAAGTGAACAGAAACAGCATTCCGAGCGGTTGGCACTTTGCCAATACCGATTATTTACTTTAAAGTTGTCTAAAGACCAAAATAAGAATTTATTACTGGCCTCACATTTTGAATATTTTGTTGATCGGCTGGAAGAGCAGTATCAACTGGATGCGCTTAATGAATTAATCAATGTGTTTGCTTCATTTCGCCGTTGGGATAAGACAGCGGGACTGGCGGAAAAATTAAAAATCAGGGCAACGGTTCACTATGATCTGAACGGTAGTAAGAAATCGCCAGAAACCAAAAAGCCGATTATTGGTTATATTCTGTATGCTTATTTAATATTAGGTGTAACCCATTTTGAATATGGCAGATATGAGGATGCATTGCACTATGTTTCTTTGTATACGGATTGTAGCTGGGTTAAGAAGCCGAATGAAGAAGAAAAGGCTGTAATCCACCAGTTTCAGGAATGGGCTGAAGGCAACCGTTACACTTATCAATTATTGTCCGGCAAGGTCGAGGTTCTACCGGAATATTTGAAATATATTTCAACCAGAGAAAATGAAGTGTTTATAGCCTTATGTGAAATCGTGATTGCAGCTAACAAATTCGATATCAACATTGATGCTGTACTTGAACAGTATGAATCCTTTTTAAAGCATCAAGAACAACAATGTCGTCTCGGGAAAATGAGCTTGCATTATACTGATGATCGATTTGTAGGCTTGTTATCGGGTTTGGGATACTATTATTTGAAGAAAAACGACTATGATCGAGGGCTAAGTTACGTCTTAGATTGTTTAGCATACGCTATTGAAATTCACAGCGGACAGGATATGCTTAAATGTGTAGGACTGTTTGAACAATATCAAAATCACGCAAATGAAGATGCAAAAATTCGGTATAAACAATTAAAAAGAAACTGGTTTTATTGGTAG
- a CDS encoding potassium channel family protein produces MAHANKKQFAVIGMGRFGLSVATALSNMGLDVLAIDADEHRTQMVANLVTHAVSADSTDEEALRALGIRNFDVVVVAIGEDIQASILTTLILKDLGSPLIVVKAQNELHGKVLQKIGADKVIYPERDMGLRVAHHLTSPNVLDYIELSDEYSIVEMRVSAEMVGKNLIELDIRARFGCNVMAIKRGARMNISPSAAERLTTDDVLVIVGEKNDLTKLELAYAEA; encoded by the coding sequence ATGGCGCATGCGAACAAAAAACAATTTGCCGTGATCGGGATGGGCCGGTTCGGTTTAAGCGTAGCCACTGCGCTCAGCAACATGGGATTAGACGTGTTGGCCATCGATGCGGACGAGCACCGGACGCAAATGGTAGCCAATTTGGTCACGCACGCCGTTTCCGCGGATTCGACCGATGAAGAAGCGCTGCGAGCGCTGGGCATTCGCAATTTTGACGTCGTCGTGGTCGCGATCGGCGAAGACATACAAGCGAGTATTTTGACGACGCTGATTTTGAAGGACTTGGGCAGCCCGCTGATCGTGGTGAAAGCCCAAAACGAGCTGCACGGCAAGGTGCTGCAGAAGATCGGCGCGGATAAGGTGATTTATCCGGAGCGGGATATGGGCTTAAGAGTAGCCCATCATTTAACGTCACCAAATGTGCTGGATTATATCGAGCTGTCGGACGAATACAGTATTGTGGAGATGCGCGTCTCTGCGGAGATGGTCGGCAAAAACCTGATCGAGCTCGATATTCGCGCCCGTTTCGGCTGCAACGTGATGGCGATCAAGCGGGGTGCCCGGATGAACATTTCGCCTTCGGCCGCGGAGCGTCTAACGACCGATGACGTCCTGGTCATTGTCGGCGAGAAGAATGACCTGACCAAGCTGGAGCTGGCTTACGCGGAAGCTTAG
- a CDS encoding sensor histidine kinase has translation MRKRKPSNMVSRGMRGGILLSVIIVAATFYVLYTYGYFRPQASWPTGIRAGLTLFSLLVVIGAAYGFFQGYRPKRKIDELRDALLQWEKGSQVGMVPRLGEDEIGRLGEQLERIGKRWEEQVSSLQRLSTHNAQLAEQARVSAIVEERQRLARELHDAVSQQLFAISMTATAVSRTLEKDFDKAQRQVELIEEMASVAQSEMRALLLHLRPVYLEGKELSQGLRDLVRELKTKVPMDLTLEMDEDLNLGKGIENHLFRIIQEAMSNTLRHAKADKMEIRIHRRGEAVKVTLRDNGVGFQMDGKKQASYGLSTMQERVHEVGGSIQFITAPGKGTRIEITIPLIHEESGGTDSDGAGQ, from the coding sequence ATGAGAAAAAGAAAACCGAGCAATATGGTGTCCCGCGGCATGCGCGGAGGAATTCTCCTGTCCGTTATTATTGTGGCAGCCACTTTTTACGTGCTGTATACATACGGATATTTCAGGCCGCAAGCGTCCTGGCCGACGGGAATCCGGGCGGGCCTCACGCTGTTCTCGCTGCTGGTCGTGATCGGTGCCGCCTATGGCTTCTTTCAGGGGTACCGGCCGAAGCGGAAGATCGATGAGCTGCGCGACGCGCTGCTGCAATGGGAAAAGGGCAGCCAGGTCGGCATGGTTCCCCGGCTGGGCGAGGATGAAATAGGCAGGCTGGGGGAACAGCTGGAGCGTATCGGCAAACGTTGGGAAGAGCAGGTGTCTTCCCTGCAGCGGTTGTCGACGCATAACGCCCAGCTCGCCGAGCAGGCGCGGGTGTCGGCGATTGTCGAGGAGCGGCAGCGGCTGGCGCGGGAGCTGCATGACGCGGTGTCCCAGCAGCTGTTCGCCATATCGATGACCGCCACGGCCGTGAGCCGGACGCTGGAGAAGGATTTCGACAAGGCGCAGCGCCAGGTGGAACTGATCGAGGAGATGGCCTCCGTGGCCCAATCCGAGATGCGCGCGCTGCTGCTGCATTTGCGCCCGGTTTATTTGGAGGGCAAGGAGTTGTCCCAAGGTTTGCGCGACCTTGTGCGGGAGCTGAAAACAAAGGTGCCGATGGACCTGACTCTGGAAATGGACGAAGATCTGAACCTGGGGAAAGGGATCGAAAACCACTTGTTCCGGATCATCCAGGAGGCCATGTCCAATACGCTCCGCCATGCCAAAGCGGATAAGATGGAGATTCGGATTCACCGGCGGGGCGAGGCGGTTAAGGTGACTTTGCGGGACAACGGGGTCGGTTTCCAAATGGACGGCAAAAAGCAGGCTTCGTACGGTTTGTCGACGATGCAGGAGCGCGTGCACGAGGTCGGCGGCTCGATTCAGTTCATCACCGCGCCCGGCAAAGGAACGCGGATTGAGATCACGATACCTTTAATCCATGAAGAAAGCGGGGGGACGGACAGCGATGGAGCTGGACAATGA
- a CDS encoding TrmH family RNA methyltransferase produces the protein MEILSPQNPRVKEWAGLLEKKNRDKQHKYLIEGVHLVQEALLAGAEMECVCYDIEGGIPADLQAAASARLDVQWIGVSSAVIGKCSDTKTPQPVFAVVRKDRGALAPLLDKERSLVVVLDGVQDPGNVGTIIRSADAVGADGVIVGAGCADIYGPKVLRATMGSIFHFPVVSGKLEEVLPQAKRRGIRLAGTSLQAAANCYAYDFTGPVWLLFGSEGGGLSAEVRELMDDGLLIPMRGRAESLNVAMAASVLLHEAMRQRYFSQQ, from the coding sequence ATGGAGATACTGTCTCCGCAGAATCCCCGCGTCAAGGAATGGGCGGGGCTGCTTGAGAAGAAAAACCGGGACAAGCAACATAAATATTTGATCGAAGGCGTTCATTTGGTCCAGGAGGCGCTTCTGGCAGGGGCCGAAATGGAATGCGTCTGCTACGATATCGAAGGCGGCATTCCGGCGGACCTGCAGGCGGCGGCGTCCGCGCGCCTTGATGTGCAGTGGATCGGCGTGTCCTCCGCCGTGATCGGCAAATGCAGCGATACGAAGACGCCGCAGCCGGTGTTCGCGGTCGTCCGCAAGGACCGCGGGGCGCTTGCTCCGCTCCTGGACAAGGAGCGGAGTTTGGTGGTGGTGCTGGACGGCGTGCAGGATCCCGGCAACGTCGGCACGATCATCCGCAGCGCCGACGCGGTCGGTGCGGACGGGGTGATCGTCGGCGCAGGCTGCGCCGACATTTACGGGCCCAAGGTGCTGCGCGCCACGATGGGCTCGATCTTTCACTTTCCGGTGGTGAGCGGCAAGCTGGAGGAGGTGCTGCCGCAGGCGAAGCGGCGCGGCATCCGGCTGGCCGGGACGAGCCTGCAGGCGGCGGCGAACTGCTACGCCTACGACTTCACCGGCCCGGTCTGGCTGCTGTTCGGCAGCGAAGGCGGGGGCCTTAGCGCTGAAGTCCGCGAACTGATGGACGACGGCCTGCTCATCCCGATGCGCGGCCGCGCGGAATCGCTGAACGTGGCGATGGCCGCATCCGTGCTGCTGCACGAGGCGATGCGGCAGCGGTATTTTTCGCAGCAATAA
- a CDS encoding response regulator transcription factor: protein MELDNEQEIKVLLVDDHEMVRIGLAAVLGTEEGIEVVGEASSGEEGIRLAQEYKPDVVLMDLVMEGMDGIEATRELLKMHPECKVIVLTSYLDDEKMYPVIEAGAFSYLLKTSRASEIAEAIRAAARGQSVLESQVASKMMNRFRQPKVEAPAHEELTEREMDVLRLLAQGKSNQDIADELIIGVKTVKFHVTNILAKLGVEDRTQAAIYAYKNGLAE from the coding sequence ATGGAGCTGGACAATGAACAGGAAATCAAAGTGCTGCTGGTCGACGATCACGAGATGGTGAGAATCGGCCTGGCGGCGGTGCTGGGAACCGAAGAAGGGATTGAGGTCGTCGGAGAGGCGAGCAGCGGGGAAGAAGGCATCCGGCTGGCGCAGGAGTACAAGCCTGACGTCGTGCTGATGGATTTGGTCATGGAAGGGATGGACGGCATCGAGGCGACCCGGGAACTGCTGAAAATGCACCCGGAATGCAAGGTGATCGTGCTGACCAGCTACCTTGACGACGAGAAGATGTATCCGGTGATCGAGGCGGGAGCGTTCAGCTATCTGCTTAAAACGTCGCGCGCGTCCGAAATCGCCGAAGCGATCCGCGCCGCGGCCCGCGGCCAATCCGTGCTCGAATCGCAAGTGGCCTCGAAAATGATGAACCGGTTCCGCCAGCCCAAGGTGGAGGCGCCGGCCCACGAGGAACTGACCGAGCGGGAGATGGACGTGCTGCGTCTGCTGGCCCAGGGCAAATCCAACCAGGATATCGCCGACGAGCTGATCATCGGCGTCAAAACGGTGAAATTCCACGTGACGAACATATTGGCGAAGCTGGGGGTCGAGGACCGCACCCAAGCGGCCATTTACGCATACAAAAACGGCTTGGCGGAGTGA
- a CDS encoding spermidine synthase — MKELSGKHTDNSKLVQRESESSHFPADIPGDISVYETAELYGERGRFRVLQFGDGAVQGAMDINRPERIILEYPRAMLHLLEHNVPDCDKVFMIGLGAGTLAAHLEAAGKQLLVAEIDERVVAISRSHFGYAGSSVRIGDGRRILEEQQAAGFDGMIIDAFTEKGTPRHLISSPFFRLLAEKLRPEGIVLLNVFGRGKRDELTAAIAATLREYFAYVRVFSLPAEHTHAKRNMVIAASCQPIGYDRRYLAGFDEIELQEGYIIEDRSW; from the coding sequence ATGAAAGAACTAAGCGGCAAGCATACAGACAACTCGAAACTGGTTCAGCGGGAAAGTGAATCTAGTCATTTCCCGGCCGACATTCCGGGCGATATTTCAGTTTATGAAACGGCGGAGCTGTATGGTGAGCGGGGGCGCTTTCGGGTGCTGCAGTTTGGCGACGGGGCTGTGCAGGGGGCGATGGATATAAATCGGCCGGAACGGATCATACTAGAATATCCGCGGGCGATGCTTCATTTGCTGGAGCATAATGTGCCGGATTGCGACAAAGTGTTTATGATCGGCCTCGGTGCGGGGACATTGGCGGCGCATTTGGAGGCAGCGGGCAAGCAGCTGCTCGTCGCGGAGATCGATGAGCGCGTTGTCGCCATAAGCCGCAGCCATTTTGGATATGCCGGGAGTTCCGTGCGGATCGGTGACGGGCGGCGGATTTTGGAGGAGCAGCAGGCCGCCGGTTTTGACGGAATGATTATTGACGCTTTTACGGAAAAAGGGACGCCGCGGCATCTTATTTCCTCGCCGTTTTTCAGGCTGTTGGCGGAGAAGCTTCGCCCCGAGGGAATCGTTCTGCTTAACGTGTTTGGCAGAGGGAAACGCGATGAACTGACGGCGGCGATCGCGGCGACGCTGCGGGAATATTTTGCTTATGTCCGAGTTTTTTCTCTGCCGGCGGAGCATACTCATGCTAAGCGGAACATGGTCATTGCGGCCAGCTGCCAGCCGATAGGTTATGACCGCCGCTATCTGGCCGGGTTTGATGAGATCGAGCTTCAAGAAGGTTATATCATTGAGGATCGAAGCTGGTAA
- the zwf gene encoding glucose-6-phosphate dehydrogenase, giving the protein MAENQHQQSPQAPGAVFFIFGATGDLARRKLFPAIYSLYREGRLAEDFAVIGVARRPRSPEEFREDLHASIQEFCRYKIEDTEQWARFADHFAYKSLDINNVDGYHELRELTESMESRFGIPGNRLFYLALAPELFGSVSLNLKKGGMLDTRGWYRLVIEKPFGYDLESAHKLNEELNQVFKEEEIYRIDHYLGKEMVQNIEVIRFANAFFEPLWNNKHIANVQITLSETVGVEERGGYYDHAGALRDMGQNHMLQMLTMIAMEPPSRLYAEDIRDEKVKVLRSLRPYETAEEVKAHVVRGQYTAGEASGKKLPGYREEDKVDPNSNTETYFAAKVFVDNFRWAGVPFYIRTGKRLPVKTTEVVVEFKQMPTNVYLGQKHSLEPNLLVIRVNPMEGIYIKINAKKPGSESQIEPLAMEFCQSCLVGINSPEAYERLLHDAAQGDSTYFTRWDEVAAAWAFIDHIAAAWAQNPADVSPYPAGSWGPKEAEELLAKDGFHWWPVNGQEEDNVVWIAPDQK; this is encoded by the coding sequence ATGGCTGAAAATCAACATCAACAATCACCTCAGGCACCTGGGGCGGTATTTTTTATTTTCGGGGCAACCGGCGACTTGGCGCGCCGCAAGCTGTTCCCGGCGATTTATTCGCTGTATCGCGAAGGCCGGCTCGCCGAGGATTTTGCCGTGATCGGCGTCGCCCGGCGTCCGCGTTCACCGGAGGAGTTCCGCGAAGACCTGCACGCTTCGATCCAGGAGTTCTGCCGTTACAAGATCGAAGACACCGAGCAGTGGGCGCGGTTTGCCGATCATTTTGCGTATAAATCGCTGGACATCAACAACGTGGACGGCTACCACGAGCTGCGCGAACTGACCGAATCGATGGAATCCCGGTTCGGCATTCCCGGCAACCGTCTGTTCTACTTGGCGCTGGCTCCGGAGCTGTTCGGCAGCGTATCTTTAAACTTGAAAAAAGGCGGCATGCTGGACACCCGGGGCTGGTATCGCCTCGTCATCGAGAAGCCTTTCGGCTACGACTTGGAGTCGGCTCATAAGCTGAACGAAGAGCTGAACCAGGTGTTTAAGGAAGAGGAAATTTACCGGATCGACCACTACCTGGGCAAAGAGATGGTGCAAAATATAGAAGTGATCCGCTTCGCCAACGCCTTTTTCGAGCCGCTGTGGAACAACAAGCATATCGCCAACGTCCAAATTACGCTGAGCGAAACGGTCGGCGTTGAAGAGCGCGGCGGTTATTACGACCATGCGGGCGCGCTGCGCGATATGGGACAAAACCATATGCTGCAAATGCTCACGATGATCGCCATGGAGCCGCCGAGCCGGCTTTACGCGGAGGATATCCGCGACGAGAAAGTGAAGGTGCTGCGTTCCCTGCGTCCTTACGAAACGGCGGAGGAAGTCAAGGCCCATGTCGTGCGCGGCCAATATACCGCCGGAGAAGCGAGCGGGAAGAAATTGCCGGGATACCGCGAGGAAGACAAAGTCGATCCGAACTCCAACACGGAAACGTATTTTGCGGCAAAAGTATTTGTCGACAACTTCCGCTGGGCCGGCGTTCCGTTCTATATCCGGACCGGCAAGCGGCTGCCCGTCAAAACGACGGAGGTGGTCGTCGAATTCAAGCAGATGCCGACGAACGTATATCTCGGCCAAAAGCATTCGCTGGAGCCGAATCTGCTGGTTATCCGCGTCAATCCGATGGAAGGCATCTACATCAAAATCAACGCCAAAAAGCCGGGTTCGGAATCGCAAATCGAACCGCTGGCGATGGAATTTTGCCAAAGCTGCCTGGTCGGCATCAACTCGCCGGAGGCTTATGAGCGCTTGCTGCACGATGCAGCGCAAGGCGATTCCACATACTTCACCCGTTGGGACGAAGTCGCCGCCGCTTGGGCGTTCATCGACCATATCGCCGCAGCCTGGGCGCAAAACCCTGCCGACGTCAGCCCTTATCCCGCCGGTTCCTGGGGACCGAAGGAAGCGGAAGAGCTGTTGGCTAAAGACGGCTTCCACTGGTGGCCGGTCAACGGTCAAGAGGAAGACAACGTCGTTTGGATCGCTCCCGATCAGAAGTAA
- the sspI gene encoding small acid-soluble spore protein SspI, which translates to MPAITLTLREAIMHKINGKDEAALRDMIEGSIDVQEAALPGLGVVFELIWKNLDDAKQNELVSVLKQQVDALNLKPLR; encoded by the coding sequence ATGCCGGCCATTACGCTCACTTTGCGCGAAGCGATCATGCACAAAATCAACGGCAAGGACGAGGCGGCGCTGCGGGACATGATCGAGGGCTCGATCGACGTTCAGGAGGCGGCCCTGCCGGGTTTGGGTGTCGTGTTTGAATTGATCTGGAAAAACCTCGACGACGCCAAGCAAAACGAGCTCGTTTCCGTTCTAAAGCAACAGGTCGACGCCTTGAATCTGAAGCCTTTGAGATAA